A genomic stretch from Pieris brassicae chromosome 9, ilPieBrab1.1, whole genome shotgun sequence includes:
- the LOC123714302 gene encoding acetylcholinesterase isoform X2, translating to MDRRAIFILFLGVSVKCQSNKDLYNGQFNKDYYNTRTQDSMRDHRIPNPGDTDYRTYVYNNRRYGADPSRYNPYNPNINQPGGFPYNPIVTNPLDEQFKFNTNRDPNNPDALFPGVLGGWREDLQGKERRDSRQLKRDIFVNTNYGQVQGFKVYLYDNPDPDSGYRPWLTPVERIQGEASVFLGIPYARPPVLEGRFKPPRQHPGWQLIQAVDWGPACPQPVRFTGATKGVRDMDEDCLYLNIFSPNTEAGSTAQKYPVMVYIHGGQFSSGASNLFPGHMLAAFYNVVVVSFNYRLGALGFLSTADENSPGNYGILDQAIALRWVRDNIEPFNGDSGSITLFGEGAGAASAGLLAVAPQTRDIVTRIIAQSGSALADWALIEDKFRVQNTSLVFGRLLGCPIDSSWKLVNCLRQGRSFHELGNAEFQPQVGFIPWGPVLENNFTFPGDGWYEGWRERDWRFLDTTPDQLIARRQFNPALMYMTGVTTQEAAYYLYNNNSLAPTYEISEQWFNNKVQELVLRYNYTLNPRGVYEAIRYMYTYHPEPHNVSAIRDQYVHLLSDFLYRAPTDKIVKLLLEQKVPVYMYVLNTTVEAFKLPEWRQYSHNLERVFLTGAPFMDQEFFPMRQRIERQAWTPNDRNMSHFFMKAYSDFARFGNPTRSRILGVHFEKAEAGQLRYLNLNTTYNSTIQLNYRQTELAFWTVYLPTVVGRFVPTYPPITEYWWEPKQPLQIAFWSVSSACLLLIVLLVVCCMLWRNAKRETDRFYNGDIFMVPEIEESGIDNTNRSRDNIYEYRDVPIKRSQTPQTTITRTLSQPATLQSSRPPSEASTESAISLKESMVSRTPDPRITPVPRARSRTKLVDGVPQTTV from the exons ATGGATCGAAGagcgatttttattttgttccttGGCGTATCTGTAAAGTGTCAATCTAATAAGGATTTATACAATGGTCagtttaataaagattattataatacacgGACCCAAGATTCTATGAGAGATCATAGAATCCCTAATCCAGGTGACACTGATTATAGAACGTATGTGTACAATAATCGAAGATATGGGGCAGATCCGTCAAGATACAATCCATATAATCCAAATATTAATCAACCAGGTGGATTTCCATACAATCCAATTGTAACCAACCCTTTAGATGAGCAGTTTAAGTTCAATACA AACCGTGACCCTAACAATCCAGATGCATTGTTTCCTGGTGTTCTTGGTGGATGGAGAGAAGATCTACAAGGCAAAGAGAGAAGAGATTCAAGACAATTGAAAAGAGACATTTTTGTCAATACTAACTATGGACAAGTACAAGGGtttaaa GTTTATTTGTATGATAATCCAGATCCTGATTCTGGATACAGACCATGGCTTACTCCAGTAGAGAGAATACAGGGTGAGGCATCAGTGTTTCTAGGAATACCATATGCAAGGCCACCTGTTCTTGAAGGCAGGTTCAAG ccCCCACGTCAGCACCCAGGTTGGCAGCTTATTCAAGCAGTTGACTGGGGTCCAGCTTGTCCACAGCCAGTTAGATTTACTGGTGCTACAAAAGGTGTACGAGATATGGATGAAGACTGTCtctatttgaatattttctcGCCAAAT ACTGAAGCTGGTTCAACAGCTCAAAAGTACCCAGTAATGGTATACATTCACGGAGGTCAATTCTCTTCTGGTGCATCCAATCTGTTTCCAGGACATATGTTGGCCGCATTCTATAATGTTGTTGTTGTATCTTTTAACTATAGGCTTGGAGCTTTGG GATTTTTATCAACTGCAGATGAGAACTCTCCAGGTAACTATGGTATCTTGGACCAAGCGATAGCTTTGCGTTGGGTTCGGGATAATATTGAGCCCTTCAATGGTGACAGTGGATCTATAACTCTCTTCGGGGAAGGTGCCGGTGCAGCTTCAGCTGGGTTGTTGGCTGTGGCGCCTCAGACTAGGGATATTGTTACACGGATAATTGCACAG AGTGGTTCGGCGCTTGCTGACTGGGCGTTGATTGAAGATAAATTCAGAGTTCAGAACACATCACTTGTGTTTGGTAGACTTTTGGGATGTCCCATAGACTCTTCGTGGAAACTTGTCAACTGCCTTCGTCAGGGAAGGAGTTTTCACGAGCTTGGCAATGCAGAGTTTCAG CCCCAAGTCGGATTCATCCCCTGGGGTCCAGTACTCGAAAATAACTTCACATTCCCTGGAGACGGCTGGTATGAAGGCTGGCGGGAGAGGGACTGGCGTTTTTTGGACACTACTCCAGATCAGCTCATCGCCAGACGGCAGTTTAACCCCGCCTTGATGTATATGACTGGAGTTACTACACAGGAAGCGGCTTATTATTTGT ACAATAATAATTCTCTAGCGCCTACATACGAAATATCAGAACAGTGGTTCAATAATAAAGTCCAAGAGCTGGTTCTCCGCTACAACTACACACTGAACCCTCGCGGTGTCTACGAAGCCATTCGGTATATGTACACATATCATCCTGAACCACATAACGTTAGCGCTATACGTGACCAGTATGTCCAT CTCCTCTCGGACTTCCTTTACCGCGCTCCGACTGACAAAATagttaaactattattagAACAAAAGGTTCCCGTATATATGTACGTGCTCAATACAACTGTAGAGGCCTTCAAATTACCCGAGTGGAGGCAGTATAGCCATAATCTTGAACGGGTTTTCCTAACGGGCGCCCCTTTTATGGACCAAGAGTTCTTTCCGATGAGGCAAAGGATCGAGAGACAAGCCTGGACACCGAATGACAGAAATATGAGCCATTTCTTTATGAAAGCTTATTCTGATTTCGCGAGATTCGG GAATCCGACCCGTAGTCGAATTCTGGGCGTACATTTCGAAAAGGCTGAAGCGGGACAACTCcgttatttaaacttaaatacaaCCTACAACTCCACTATACAGCTCAACTATAGACAGACGGAACTCGCTTTTTGGACTGTGTATTTGCCCACTGTCGTTGGGAGATTTGTGCCAACATATCCCCCTATAACTGAG tactGGTGGGAGCCAAAGCAACCCCTTCAGATCGCATTCTGGTCTGTCTCCAGTGCTTGCCTTCTCTTAATAGTACTTTTGGTTGTCTGCTGTATGTTATGGAGGAATGCTAAGAG AGAAACCGACCGCTTCTACAACGGTGATATATTTATGGTGCCCGAGATAGAGGAAAGTGGCATAGATAACACAAATCGATCCAGAGATAATATCTATGAGTATAGAGATGTGCCGATAAAACGATCTCAAACACCACAAACCACTATTACCAGAaca CTAAGCCAACCAGCAACTTTACAATCGTCTCGTCCGCCATCCGAAGCTTCAACAGAATCGGCCATATCCCTCAAAGAAAGCATGGTGTCTCGAACCCCGGACCCTCGTATAACGCCCGTGCCTAGAGCTAGGTCTAGGACTAAACTTGTCGATGGTGTGCCACAAACTACGGTTTAA
- the LOC123714302 gene encoding acetylcholinesterase isoform X1, translated as MDRRAIFILFLGVSVKCQSNKDLYNGQFNKDYYNTRTQDSMRDHRIPNPGDTDYRTYVYNNRRYGADPSRYNPYNPNINQPGGFPYNPIVTNPLDEQFKFNTNRDPNNPDALFPGVLGGWREDLQGKERRDSRQLKRDIFVNTNYGQVQGFKVYLYDNPDPDSGYRPWLTPVERIQGEASVFLGIPYARPPVLEGRFKPPRQHPGWQLIQAVDWGPACPQPVRFTGATKGVRDMDEDCLYLNIFSPNTEAGSTAQKYPVMVYIHGGQFSSGASNLFPGHMLAAFYNVVVVSFNYRLGALGFLSTADENSPGNYGILDQAIALRWVRDNIEPFNGDSGSITLFGEGAGAASAGLLAVAPQTRDIVTRIIAQSGSALADWALIEDKFRVQNTSLVFGRLLGCPIDSSWKLVNCLRQGRSFHELGNAEFQPQVGFIPWGPVLENNFTFPGDGWYEGWRERDWRFLDTTPDQLIARRQFNPALMYMTGVTTQEAAYYLYNNNSLAPTYEISEQWFNNKVQELVLRYNYTLNPRGVYEAIRYMYTYHPEPHNVSAIRDQYVHLLSDFLYRAPTDKIVKLLLEQKVPVYMYVLNTTVEAFKLPEWRQYSHNLERVFLTGAPFMDQEFFPMRQRIERQAWTPNDRNMSHFFMKAYSDFARFGNPTRSRILGVHFEKAEAGQLRYLNLNTTYNSTIQLNYRQTELAFWTVYLPTVVGRFVPTYPPITEYWWEPKQPLQIAFWSVSSACLLLIVLLVVCCMLWRNAKRSIPPKWKLIPAIETDRFYNGDIFMVPEIEESGIDNTNRSRDNIYEYRDVPIKRSQTPQTTITRTLSQPATLQSSRPPSEASTESAISLKESMVSRTPDPRITPVPRARSRTKLVDGVPQTTV; from the exons ATGGATCGAAGagcgatttttattttgttccttGGCGTATCTGTAAAGTGTCAATCTAATAAGGATTTATACAATGGTCagtttaataaagattattataatacacgGACCCAAGATTCTATGAGAGATCATAGAATCCCTAATCCAGGTGACACTGATTATAGAACGTATGTGTACAATAATCGAAGATATGGGGCAGATCCGTCAAGATACAATCCATATAATCCAAATATTAATCAACCAGGTGGATTTCCATACAATCCAATTGTAACCAACCCTTTAGATGAGCAGTTTAAGTTCAATACA AACCGTGACCCTAACAATCCAGATGCATTGTTTCCTGGTGTTCTTGGTGGATGGAGAGAAGATCTACAAGGCAAAGAGAGAAGAGATTCAAGACAATTGAAAAGAGACATTTTTGTCAATACTAACTATGGACAAGTACAAGGGtttaaa GTTTATTTGTATGATAATCCAGATCCTGATTCTGGATACAGACCATGGCTTACTCCAGTAGAGAGAATACAGGGTGAGGCATCAGTGTTTCTAGGAATACCATATGCAAGGCCACCTGTTCTTGAAGGCAGGTTCAAG ccCCCACGTCAGCACCCAGGTTGGCAGCTTATTCAAGCAGTTGACTGGGGTCCAGCTTGTCCACAGCCAGTTAGATTTACTGGTGCTACAAAAGGTGTACGAGATATGGATGAAGACTGTCtctatttgaatattttctcGCCAAAT ACTGAAGCTGGTTCAACAGCTCAAAAGTACCCAGTAATGGTATACATTCACGGAGGTCAATTCTCTTCTGGTGCATCCAATCTGTTTCCAGGACATATGTTGGCCGCATTCTATAATGTTGTTGTTGTATCTTTTAACTATAGGCTTGGAGCTTTGG GATTTTTATCAACTGCAGATGAGAACTCTCCAGGTAACTATGGTATCTTGGACCAAGCGATAGCTTTGCGTTGGGTTCGGGATAATATTGAGCCCTTCAATGGTGACAGTGGATCTATAACTCTCTTCGGGGAAGGTGCCGGTGCAGCTTCAGCTGGGTTGTTGGCTGTGGCGCCTCAGACTAGGGATATTGTTACACGGATAATTGCACAG AGTGGTTCGGCGCTTGCTGACTGGGCGTTGATTGAAGATAAATTCAGAGTTCAGAACACATCACTTGTGTTTGGTAGACTTTTGGGATGTCCCATAGACTCTTCGTGGAAACTTGTCAACTGCCTTCGTCAGGGAAGGAGTTTTCACGAGCTTGGCAATGCAGAGTTTCAG CCCCAAGTCGGATTCATCCCCTGGGGTCCAGTACTCGAAAATAACTTCACATTCCCTGGAGACGGCTGGTATGAAGGCTGGCGGGAGAGGGACTGGCGTTTTTTGGACACTACTCCAGATCAGCTCATCGCCAGACGGCAGTTTAACCCCGCCTTGATGTATATGACTGGAGTTACTACACAGGAAGCGGCTTATTATTTGT ACAATAATAATTCTCTAGCGCCTACATACGAAATATCAGAACAGTGGTTCAATAATAAAGTCCAAGAGCTGGTTCTCCGCTACAACTACACACTGAACCCTCGCGGTGTCTACGAAGCCATTCGGTATATGTACACATATCATCCTGAACCACATAACGTTAGCGCTATACGTGACCAGTATGTCCAT CTCCTCTCGGACTTCCTTTACCGCGCTCCGACTGACAAAATagttaaactattattagAACAAAAGGTTCCCGTATATATGTACGTGCTCAATACAACTGTAGAGGCCTTCAAATTACCCGAGTGGAGGCAGTATAGCCATAATCTTGAACGGGTTTTCCTAACGGGCGCCCCTTTTATGGACCAAGAGTTCTTTCCGATGAGGCAAAGGATCGAGAGACAAGCCTGGACACCGAATGACAGAAATATGAGCCATTTCTTTATGAAAGCTTATTCTGATTTCGCGAGATTCGG GAATCCGACCCGTAGTCGAATTCTGGGCGTACATTTCGAAAAGGCTGAAGCGGGACAACTCcgttatttaaacttaaatacaaCCTACAACTCCACTATACAGCTCAACTATAGACAGACGGAACTCGCTTTTTGGACTGTGTATTTGCCCACTGTCGTTGGGAGATTTGTGCCAACATATCCCCCTATAACTGAG tactGGTGGGAGCCAAAGCAACCCCTTCAGATCGCATTCTGGTCTGTCTCCAGTGCTTGCCTTCTCTTAATAGTACTTTTGGTTGTCTGCTGTATGTTATGGAGGAATGCTAAGAG GTCTATTCCGCCAAAATGGAAGCTTATACCAGCAAT AGAAACCGACCGCTTCTACAACGGTGATATATTTATGGTGCCCGAGATAGAGGAAAGTGGCATAGATAACACAAATCGATCCAGAGATAATATCTATGAGTATAGAGATGTGCCGATAAAACGATCTCAAACACCACAAACCACTATTACCAGAaca CTAAGCCAACCAGCAACTTTACAATCGTCTCGTCCGCCATCCGAAGCTTCAACAGAATCGGCCATATCCCTCAAAGAAAGCATGGTGTCTCGAACCCCGGACCCTCGTATAACGCCCGTGCCTAGAGCTAGGTCTAGGACTAAACTTGTCGATGGTGTGCCACAAACTACGGTTTAA
- the LOC123713950 gene encoding mitotic spindle assembly checkpoint protein MAD2B-like gives MDNCFIDITIEFLGVAFHNILYYVSVYPNYIFETRRKYSVVVYRSIHLEVNEYIDLCLKSAANCLRNGDLQRIEFLVTTSSYDALLKFVFEINKIDEYDQTNDAYLVQAEQNMRGFCLYLTTLCDKFKGLPEDKSFMILLHTNESSAVALTTNPNSDQFPFVETEENTEFDKIIPIRRFCVRNYNLEMFVEVK, from the coding sequence ATGGACAATTGTTTTATAGATATCACGATAGAGTTTCTGGGAGTAGCTTTTCACAACATTTTGTACTACGTATCTGTGTATCctaattacatttttgaaaCTAGAAGAAAATATAGTGTGGTAGTTTACCGTTCCATTCATCTAGAAGTAAACGAATATATTGATTTGTGTTTAAAGAGTGCGGCAAACTGTTTAAGAAACGGAGATTTACAACGCATAGAATTTCTTGTTACCACGAGCTCATATGACGCTCTTCTTAAATTTgtctttgaaataaataaaattgatgaaTATGATCAGACTAATGATGCTTACTTGGTTCAGGCCGAGCAAAACATGCGCGGCTTCTGTTTGTATTTAACAACATTGTGTGACAAGTTTAAGGGTTTACCTGAAGATAAAAGTTTTATGATACTATTACATACCAATGAGTCCTCTGCAGTGGCTTTGACTACAAACCCAAATTCGGACCAATTTCCTTTTGTTGAAACAGAAGAGAACACAGagtttgataaaattatacctataagAAGATTTTGTGTccgaaattataatttagaaatgtTTGTTGAAGTTAAGTGA
- the LOC123713949 gene encoding gamma-butyrobetaine dioxygenase-like produces MFVLRQVQSANFNVKVFFKNITKRCTHNFIQLEVDGENFKFPHIWLRDNCQCNQCFHSTAKSRIIDYSNLKIDVKPKNINKDEKSLHVTWDDGHTSQFSIEWLKFRSFTPENQSKYYESIYKPRRKRWNGSEFFQVCSKHNYSEILESDKALFQWLHNISVYGIALIKNSPNKEDALDKIISRVGFSKETHYGEKFTVQNVQNTSNVAYLSNKLQLHTDLPYYEYCPGVNMLHCLVQTKSEGGENLLSDAHYTAMYMKDNYPEQYKLLTGIEVEWSDIGTENGKQFFKLYRSPIIVVDSNEDIIRINFSIPQRGSNLSCPVESVTPWYEAHKLFFDLNHKFAAKFKTQEGDILVFDNIRLLHGRNKYEDRANNSRKLIGAYVDWDEIYSTWRCLKVKLHPHNGFI; encoded by the coding sequence ATGTTTGTGTTGAGGCAAGTACAAAGTGCAAATTTCAatgttaaagtattttttaaaaatataactaaacgatgtacacataattttatacagttaGAAGTGGAtggagaaaattttaaattccctCATATTTGGTTAAGAGATAACTGCCAATGTAATCAGTGTTTCCATTCAACTGCCAAAAGTAGAATTATCGACTattccaatttaaaaatagatgtgaaaccaaaaaacattaataaggaTGAGAAGTCCTTGCATGTCACATGGGATGATGGCCATACCTCCCAGTTTAGCATAGAATGGTTGAAATTCCGCAGTTTTACTCCAGAGAACCAATCAAAATACTATGAGTCAATTTATAAACCAAGAAGAAAAAGGTGGAATGGTTCTGAATTCTTCCAAGTGTGTAGTAAGCATAACTATAGTGAAATATTAGAATCCGACAAAGCATTGTTTCAATGGCTTCACAATATATCTGTGTATGGTATAGCACTGATTAAGAATTCACCAAATAAAGAGGATGCATTAGACAAGATAATTTCAAGAGTTGGTTTTTCAAAAGAGACTCACTATGGGGAAAAATTTACTGTGCAAAATGTACAAAATACTAGCAATGTTGCATATCTCTCCAATAAGCTGCAACTGCATACAGATTTACcttattatgaatattgcCCTGGTGTTAACATGTTACATTGTTTGGTGCAAACTAAAAGTGAAGGAGGAGAGAACCTTTTATCAGATGCTCATTACACAGCAATGTATATGAAAGACAACTATCCTGAacagtataaattattaacggGCATTGAAGTTGAATGGAGTGACATTGGAACTGAAAATGGAAAACAGTTCTTCAAATTATATCGATCACCCATTATTGTGGTAGACTCCAATGAAgatattataagaattaaCTTTTCAATCCCACAGAGAGGAAGTAATTTATCTTGCCCAGTGGAATCTGTGACACCCTGGTATGAGGctcacaaattattttttgatctTAACCACAAATTTGCAGCGAAATTTAAAACTCAGGAAGgtgatattttagtttttgataACATCAGATTACTTCATGGGAGGAATAAATATGAAGATAGAGCAAACAATAGCCGGAAGCTTATTGGTGCATATGTAGACTGGGATGAAATATATTCAACTTGGAGATGTTTGAAAGTAAAGCTACATCCCCATAAtggctttatttaa